In one bacterium genomic region, the following are encoded:
- a CDS encoding M55 family metallopeptidase: MKVYISVDIEGVAGVVDQAQGSPPGIDYARGRRLMTAEAAAAVRGALAGGATEVWVSDGHGGNGMRNIIIEELPEDCWLISGDSRPMGQIDGLDGSFAALALVGYHTRHGLSGVLDHTINGRVVYDLRLNGRSVGEADLNAAVAGHLGVPVVFVSGDHKLIGEVGKTLPWAEGVAVKEAIGRHASKAMHPHRACRAIEDGLTRALGRLDRARPFDIGTPVAADLTFKYTTMADSAARLPGAERPTDLSIRLTAPDPVAVFPQIMAAIHLAGFSMGAPMKLGGAGAPGT, from the coding sequence TAGACATCGAGGGCGTCGCGGGCGTGGTCGACCAGGCCCAAGGGTCGCCGCCCGGCATCGACTACGCCCGCGGGCGCCGGCTGATGACCGCGGAAGCGGCGGCGGCCGTGCGGGGTGCGCTTGCCGGCGGGGCCACGGAAGTATGGGTCTCCGACGGACATGGCGGGAACGGCATGCGCAACATCATCATCGAAGAGCTGCCCGAGGACTGCTGGCTGATCAGCGGCGACTCCCGGCCGATGGGCCAGATCGACGGCCTGGACGGTTCGTTCGCCGCGTTGGCGCTCGTGGGGTACCATACGCGGCACGGTCTGTCGGGGGTGCTCGATCACACCATCAACGGGCGGGTCGTCTACGATCTCAGGCTGAACGGCCGGTCGGTGGGTGAAGCAGATCTGAACGCAGCGGTCGCCGGTCACCTGGGGGTGCCGGTCGTCTTCGTCTCAGGTGATCACAAACTGATCGGCGAGGTGGGGAAGACGCTGCCGTGGGCCGAGGGGGTCGCGGTGAAAGAGGCGATCGGTCGGCACGCGAGCAAGGCGATGCACCCCCACCGCGCCTGCCGAGCCATCGAGGATGGGTTGACGCGCGCGCTCGGGAGGCTCGATCGGGCTCGCCCGTTCGACATCGGGACGCCGGTGGCGGCGGATCTCACCTTCAAGTACACGACCATGGCGGATTCCGCGGCGCGGCTGCCGGGGGCCGAACGGCCGACCGACTTGAGCATTCGCCTGACCGCTCCCGACCCGGTGGCGGTGTTCCCGCAGATCATGGCCGCGATTCATCTAGCCGGATTCTCCATGGGGGCGCCCATGAAGCTCGGCGGAGCGGGCGCGCCGGGGACGTAG